Proteins from one Crocosphaera sp. UHCC 0190 genomic window:
- a CDS encoding MlaD family protein: MLRMRTLQEGSVGLFALLGLIIFGGLVIWLRGGVLGQQTYQIIADFQDVSGLQIGAPVRYRGVAVGKILGLQPSSNGVKVAVEISSTELRIPSGSKIQINRVGLIGEASVDITPSRSLSKEALAIDPTSKDCAAAQKILCNNDQIEGQTGSQLVEALTRLSNAYSDPEFVGNLSSAAKNVSKAGDKIATLSEEVTRFSKAARGQIGGVSGAIRRADQAAQDASQLMRNVNTVVTENRTDLNRTISGAANLISNLDGLVAENRGNVVNTLNSLERTSDEARKLAINLGTTVNRVNAGLDEVNIKQIARDLEVLMANAAETSKNLQNFSQAINDPQVILGIQKTLDSARSTFENAQKITSDVEELTGDPSFRDNVRKLINGLSNLVSYTEQLEQQVYTAQVLEVVSDQVEYQLVTQQGLGTTQTPQNYPTALPKRISPLKQPIPKITLDPVQTQGETSEQKDKIGN; encoded by the coding sequence ATGCTACGAATGCGAACCCTTCAGGAAGGCTCAGTCGGGCTATTTGCTCTTTTAGGACTAATTATATTTGGGGGATTGGTAATATGGCTTCGAGGGGGTGTCTTAGGCCAACAAACCTATCAAATTATCGCTGATTTTCAGGATGTAAGCGGCTTACAAATTGGGGCCCCTGTTCGTTATCGCGGGGTGGCCGTGGGGAAAATTCTTGGACTCCAACCGAGTAGTAACGGAGTCAAGGTAGCGGTAGAAATATCTTCGACCGAGTTACGCATTCCCAGTGGTTCAAAGATTCAAATTAACCGTGTTGGACTTATTGGCGAGGCCTCAGTGGACATTACCCCCTCCCGTAGTTTGTCAAAGGAGGCCTTAGCCATTGATCCTACCAGCAAAGATTGTGCTGCGGCTCAAAAAATTCTCTGCAATAATGATCAAATTGAAGGGCAGACAGGTTCCCAATTGGTTGAAGCTTTGACCCGTTTAAGTAATGCCTACAGTGACCCTGAATTTGTGGGCAATTTAAGCTCAGCCGCGAAAAATGTCTCAAAAGCAGGGGATAAAATTGCTACACTCAGCGAAGAAGTAACCCGGTTTTCCAAAGCGGCTCGCGGGCAAATTGGTGGGGTATCGGGTGCCATTCGTCGTGCGGATCAAGCGGCTCAAGATGCTTCTCAATTGATGCGAAATGTTAATACAGTCGTCACTGAAAATCGCACTGATCTCAATCGCACTATTAGCGGTGCTGCTAATTTAATTAGTAATCTTGATGGGTTGGTGGCGGAAAATAGAGGTAATGTTGTTAATACTTTGAATAGTCTTGAGCGTACCAGTGATGAGGCGCGAAAGTTAGCGATTAATTTAGGCACAACGGTTAATCGGGTTAATGCGGGTCTTGATGAAGTTAATATTAAACAAATTGCTAGGGATTTAGAAGTATTGATGGCTAATGCTGCCGAAACTTCTAAAAATTTACAGAATTTTTCCCAAGCGATTAATGATCCACAAGTTATTTTAGGCATTCAAAAAACCTTAGATTCGGCTCGCTCAACTTTTGAAAATGCTCAAAAAATCACCTCTGATGTGGAAGAATTAACAGGTGATCCTTCCTTCCGTGATAATGTTCGTAAATTGATTAATGGACTGAGTAATTTAGTCTCTTATACGGAACAATTGGAACAACAAGTTTACACGGCCCAAGTTCTTGAAGTCGTTAGCGATCAGGTGGAATATCAATTAGTAACTCAACAAGGGTTAGGTACAACTCAAACCCCTCAAAATTACCCGACTGCATTACCTAAACGAATTTCACCCCTGAAACAACCTATCCCTAAAATTACCCTAGATCCAGTTCAAACACAAGGAGAAACCAGCGAACAAAAAGATAAAATAGGTAATTAA